In Methanobacterium sp., the genomic stretch GCAAGGGGTTTTCTGTGGGTTTCATCAACTATAATAACGAAATCTCCTTTTTTTATGTTTAAATCCGCTTCAGTAATGCCTGGGGACATAATATCAGCCCCTTTAGCAACAAACTTAACAGCCCCCATATCTACAACAACGTAATTTGTCATTATTTCAAGCTCCAATGCGCCTTTAAGTGTTGGAACAGGTTTATCCTCAATCATCATGATCAGGGGTTCCCTGTCTATTAATAGAATATTATATGGTTCCCCTTCAAGAATTTCCACCTTACTTTTTGATTTGATCAACATGGAAAAATCTCCCAGCTGTTCCTTAACTTTTTTAAATTTCTTTTTTTGAAGATAATAGCGTTTTCTTATTTTCAATTCTCACACCCTAAATATTATTTACTTAATTTTTGATGCTTAATAAATATTTTTGGTTAAATTGGTCTTTACAATTGTGTATTAGAGCAAATTGTTTATTTAAGATATCAGTAACTCTAATTTATTTGTTTAAAAATAAATTTAAAAATTTTCTTTTTTTAGTTAAATCATTTAATTTAAGAAATACTAAGTATGGTAAATTATATAAAAAGTAATAATGATAAAAGTTATCAAAAAAATTTCTGTTAACAAATTTAAAAATTTTAAAAATTGCAGGAAATTAACAGAATATGTATCTATACACATAATCTGGGTTTAAAATCTTTTATACTTTGATAAAGAATCAAACAACAATCTTTAAATAGAATTTCATACAGAAATGTGCTTTGATCAAACTTTTTTGATGCTTAAGCCATATATGGATCAAAACAACATTTTTAAACTTAAATACTATTAAATATATAAAAATAGATATAATTCTTTACTACTAATTTTATTGGTAGTTAGTGGAGTTTTTCTAATTAAAATAAATATTAGATTATCTTTATATGATGTAACATGGTATATTATTGACTTATACTCAAAGTCCAAGATATTTCCTAATTAATGACGGATACATTTAAATATATATCATGTCAACAATGATGTTATAGGATAGGTGATAATGTGAGTGTACAGAAAAATGTGAATGTTTCAAGACCACTTGATGCACTAGGTAAATCTTTAAACTCCCAAGTATTAATCAAGCTTAAAGGCGGAAGAGAATTTAGGGGAGTTCTTAAAAGTTTTGACATGCATATGAACCTTGTATTAAATGATGCTGAAGAACTTGAAAATGGAGAATCATCCCGAAGATTGGGAATTGTACTTATAAGAGGAGACAACATAGTTTATATATCTCCAGGCTAACTTTTAAAATATAAATAAATTAAAAACTTTTAATCTGATTAGTTTTAATTAATGAACTAAATTTTGTAAATTCAAATTTATAGGAGGATAATGAATGAAAGGAACGCCCTCATTTGGTAAGCGTAATAAAAAAACCCACATTAGGTGTAGGAGATGTGGTAAAAACTCATACCACGCAAGAAAAAAATACTGCGCAGCATGTGGTTTTGGAAGATCCAGCAGAATACGAAAGTACAGCTGGCAAAATAAGAAAATTACAGGATATAGGTTGAAATAGATGGACGCAAAGAATCCTATTGATGTACGGATAATTGTAGAAGGTGCATCAGATGTGGAAAGCATTTCTAGAGCTATGAAGAATATAGCTTTAGGGGCTGAATACCACATTACCATATCCTCTATAATCCCTACAACAAGCCCAGAAATAGCAAAGAGAGCTGTAAAGGGTGCAGATATTGTTTTAATTGCAACTGATGTTGATGCCCCAGGACGTGAACTTGCAGAAAAGTTCCAGAAAGTCCTGAAAAATGAAGTGGGACATATTGAACGGATGAAACTTCCTTTTGGACATGATGTTGAATATATAGACCCTTTTTTAATACAGAATGAAATAAAAAATGCAATTATAAGGTCAGGGCTAATTGCTATTGCCAATATTAAACTGCTTCGTGAATTTGAAGATAAATTAAAAGAATCAAAAGAAGTAATCGGAAATTTATCTCAAATTAATAAAGAATTAGAGGCAGCAAATAAAGAAATTTCTTTTAAACATGATGAAATTGTTAAATCAAATGATAAACTCAATGAGGAAACAGATAATTTAAATAAAAAATATAATGGTTTAAAGAATGAGTTTACCGCATTGAAGCGCGAATATGAGGATATTCAAAGCAAAGATTTATTTGAAGTGTTTTCTATAAAAGAATTATGGAAAGAATCTTTTAATGAAGAATTAGATGATTACGAACAAATTTATTTTATAAGTAATGAATTTAAGCCAGAAAATATTGTAGTTGGTCAAAATCGAATTGCAGCT encodes the following:
- a CDS encoding 50S ribosomal protein L37e, with protein sequence MKGTPSFGKRNKKTHIRCRRCGKNSYHARKKYCAACGFGRSSRIRKYSWQNKKITGYRLK
- a CDS encoding toprim domain-containing protein, yielding MDAKNPIDVRIIVEGASDVESISRAMKNIALGAEYHITISSIIPTTSPEIAKRAVKGADIVLIATDVDAPGRELAEKFQKVLKNEVGHIERMKLPFGHDVEYIDPFLIQNEIKNAIIRSGLIAIANIKLLREFEDKLKESKEVIGNLSQINKELEAANKEISFKHDEIVKSNDKLNEETDNLNKKYNGLKNEFTALKREYEDIQSKDLFEVFSIKELWKESFNEELDDYEQIYFISNEFKPENIVVGQNRIAALTKKDAVDWLKIIRTVLIFYDSKIEDLKEDFNKGKI
- a CDS encoding RNA-binding protein, with translation MKIRKRYYLQKKKFKKVKEQLGDFSMLIKSKSKVEILEGEPYNILLIDREPLIMMIEDKPVPTLKGALELEIMTNYVVVDMGAVKFVAKGADIMSPGITEADLNIKKGDFVIIVDETHRKPLAVGKSLISGPEMVENTEGKAIETIHYIGDKIWNLTV
- a CDS encoding LSm family protein, coding for MSVQKNVNVSRPLDALGKSLNSQVLIKLKGGREFRGVLKSFDMHMNLVLNDAEELENGESSRRLGIVLIRGDNIVYISPG